From the genome of Desulfovibrio gilichinskyi, one region includes:
- a CDS encoding HEAT repeat domain-containing protein — translation MSYLRSKVILAGRLWFAAAFLLAYLFEISAGWFYVNRSASPYFIYAALCVHILAALSFFITRPKPRSLPGVGYYYPRLMALFTFFMPGIGLLGTSMTLLFSRIFMDSHGLAKEYKEKAFESGALDVDLPDDINAFLYEELDIHPIADILAGDDVGMKRGAVNLLRRIGSAEAVSLLRKSLSDENAEVRFYAHTALARMEEDYSQLLDKAEMRTKKYNSAQSHAELGAVYRNYANSGLPEINIQEHSLKLSCENWKIACEMLPDNTDYLMRLAEIYIESHRFAEAVELYKNTRNNPDLELESRLGICRAYFEMGNFIALFHEVETMRAKPALESSDPFKKVVYNFWMSGDSVYE, via the coding sequence GTGTCTTATTTGCGGAGTAAAGTAATCCTTGCGGGGCGACTTTGGTTCGCTGCCGCTTTTTTACTTGCATATCTGTTCGAAATCAGTGCGGGCTGGTTTTATGTAAACAGGTCTGCATCTCCGTATTTTATATACGCTGCGCTGTGTGTTCATATTTTAGCAGCTCTTTCCTTTTTTATTACCCGGCCTAAACCCAGATCTTTGCCGGGCGTCGGATATTATTACCCGCGCCTTATGGCTTTGTTTACGTTTTTTATGCCAGGAATCGGACTTCTTGGAACATCGATGACCTTGCTTTTTTCACGAATTTTTATGGACAGTCACGGTCTTGCCAAAGAGTATAAAGAAAAGGCTTTTGAAAGCGGAGCTCTGGACGTTGATCTTCCGGATGATATCAATGCTTTTTTGTATGAAGAACTGGATATTCATCCTATCGCAGATATCCTTGCCGGTGATGATGTCGGAATGAAACGCGGCGCAGTTAACTTGCTTAGAAGGATCGGTTCGGCTGAGGCTGTTTCGCTGCTGAGAAAGAGTTTGTCTGATGAAAATGCCGAGGTCCGTTTTTATGCACATACCGCTCTTGCCCGTATGGAAGAAGATTACTCTCAGCTGCTTGATAAAGCAGAAATGCGCACTAAAAAATATAACAGTGCGCAATCTCACGCGGAGCTAGGCGCTGTTTATAGAAATTATGCCAATAGCGGTCTGCCGGAGATTAATATTCAGGAACACTCGTTGAAGCTGTCTTGTGAGAACTGGAAGATTGCGTGTGAAATGTTACCTGATAATACGGATTACCTTATGAGGTTGGCGGAAATTTATATTGAAAGCCATAGGTTCGCTGAAGCTGTCGAACTATATAAAAATACTCGGAATAATCCTGATCTCGAACTGGAATCACGTTTAGGAATATGCAGAGCTTACTTTGAAATGGGCAATTTTATAGCGTTGTTCCATGAAGTTGAGACCATGCGGGCGAAACCTGCTTTGGAATCTTCTGATCCATTTAAAAAAGTTGTGTATAATTTTTGGATGAGTGGAGATTCTGTATATGAGTAA
- a CDS encoding MBL fold metallo-hydrolase, whose protein sequence is MYFKQITTEGLGCYSYVIGCPAAGQMAIVDPKRDIQDYLDISREEGMKITHVINTHVHADHVGGEQELKSITGATLFIHENAKVAYPHTPIKEGDTFTIGSVKLEFIYTPGHTPNAISILVTDMVRGTDPWMILTGDLLFVGDIGRPDLPGNEILDEQVENLYNSLYVKLGNLPDYLEVFPAHGQGSLCGKGMSAKPSTTLGYERRNNPMLKFESFKKFKRKVLESFPARPKSFTHIIETNFKGAPLLERCPLDKAMNPERFKQIMDKGATVIDVRDAAGFGGFHIPGSINIGLEKQLANWVGMVVEPNADILLVVNSKQDYDRMCLELHRIGYDNIFGYLLGGISSWLLSGYPVKSLAQKSTWDLQEAIQDEREFILLDVRTPDEWNSGHVKGAIHKPLALVLEEGLQVEKETPVIVMCGSGYRSNIVGSYLQNHGHTHVCSLAGGALAWSRSGNELVK, encoded by the coding sequence ATGTATTTTAAACAAATTACGACTGAAGGACTTGGCTGCTATTCATATGTAATAGGCTGCCCGGCAGCCGGACAGATGGCAATTGTAGACCCTAAGCGAGATATACAGGATTATCTTGATATTTCCCGCGAAGAGGGAATGAAGATCACTCATGTAATAAATACGCATGTTCACGCTGATCATGTCGGTGGTGAACAGGAACTTAAATCGATCACCGGAGCGACTCTTTTCATCCATGAAAATGCAAAGGTGGCATACCCTCATACTCCGATTAAAGAAGGCGATACTTTCACTATAGGCAGTGTAAAACTGGAGTTTATATATACTCCCGGACACACTCCTAACGCTATATCAATTCTTGTGACGGATATGGTGCGCGGAACTGATCCATGGATGATTCTAACAGGTGACTTGCTATTTGTCGGCGACATAGGCCGCCCTGACCTGCCGGGAAATGAAATTCTGGATGAGCAGGTGGAAAACCTCTACAACAGCCTTTACGTTAAACTCGGGAATCTTCCTGATTATCTGGAAGTGTTTCCGGCTCACGGTCAGGGTTCACTTTGCGGCAAGGGAATGAGTGCGAAACCTAGTACCACTTTGGGGTATGAAAGACGCAACAATCCCATGCTTAAATTTGAATCATTTAAAAAATTCAAAAGGAAGGTTCTGGAATCTTTTCCAGCACGCCCGAAATCGTTCACCCACATAATCGAGACAAATTTCAAAGGAGCGCCTCTTCTTGAAAGATGCCCTTTGGATAAAGCGATGAACCCTGAAAGGTTCAAGCAGATTATGGATAAAGGTGCCACAGTTATCGACGTTCGCGACGCTGCGGGATTCGGAGGATTCCATATCCCCGGCAGCATCAATATCGGCCTTGAAAAGCAGCTTGCCAACTGGGTAGGTATGGTTGTTGAACCAAATGCGGACATTCTTTTAGTAGTCAATTCAAAACAGGACTACGACCGCATGTGTTTAGAATTGCACCGCATTGGGTATGACAATATTTTTGGATACCTTCTAGGCGGCATCAGTTCATGGCTGCTGTCCGGATACCCTGTAAAAAGCCTTGCACAAAAATCTACATGGGATTTGCAGGAAGCAATACAGGATGAACGCGAGTTCATTTTACTTGATGTAAGAACTCCTGACGAATGGAATAGTGGACATGTAAAGGGAGCAATCCATAAACCTCTTGCTTTGGTACTTGAAGAAGGATTGCAGGTAGAGAAAGAGACTCCCGTAATTGTTATGTGCGGTTCAGGATACCGCTCCAACATTGTCGGCAGCTATCTTCAGAACCATGGACATACTCATGTTTGTTCACTCGCTGGCGGGGCGTTGGCATGGAGCCGCTCCGGAAACGAACTAGTCAAATAA
- the pelF gene encoding GT4 family glycosyltransferase PelF, giving the protein MSNDDNKNEKEYDVCLLLEGTYPFVSGGVSSWIHNLIKGMPDLTFTAVCILATSKEKAEYKYEVPDNFVDPKIIYLHDHVDIKQSMFNKISKKNMQKMTEFHKNIDLLDIDFMKEIVTLFREGKFPLSELIHGKKTWDLLIERYGPEVNKESFIDYFWTFRFTHLPIFKMLPLELPKAKVYHTISTGYAGLLGVIARITTGRPLLLTEHGIYVKERKIEISQAEWIYHKNDDRFRVDSKLGAIQTFWIRMFEQLGKICYDYSSEIYTLYEGNKQLEILEGADPAKIKIIPNGISLKNFLGLKPEDHDYKGQTEFAVGFVGRVVPIKDVKTFLRACKIVALKIDKLKVYIMGPTEEDEEYYEECLNLVKLLHLENIVEFTGKVKVADYLPILDVIVLTSISEAQPLVIMEANCAGVPAVASDVGSCRELLEGRTISDKALGPSGIVTKVADPVGTGEAILTILQKPVLRKKMSLAGIERVKTFYKESDLNKTYLKIYHKHMKMEDLE; this is encoded by the coding sequence ATGAGTAATGACGATAATAAAAATGAAAAAGAATATGATGTTTGTCTGCTTCTGGAAGGGACTTATCCGTTTGTTTCAGGAGGGGTCTCAAGCTGGATTCATAATTTAATTAAGGGAATGCCTGACCTGACATTCACAGCGGTTTGTATTCTGGCAACGTCTAAGGAAAAAGCTGAATACAAGTATGAAGTTCCGGATAACTTTGTAGATCCCAAAATTATTTATCTTCATGACCATGTGGATATTAAACAGAGTATGTTTAATAAAATTTCTAAGAAGAATATGCAAAAGATGACAGAATTTCATAAGAACATTGATCTGTTAGATATAGATTTTATGAAAGAGATTGTCACTTTGTTCCGTGAGGGTAAGTTTCCTCTCAGCGAATTAATACATGGTAAAAAAACCTGGGATCTATTGATTGAGCGGTATGGACCCGAAGTAAATAAAGAGTCCTTTATCGATTACTTCTGGACATTTCGTTTTACACATCTCCCAATTTTTAAAATGCTCCCGCTGGAGCTGCCTAAGGCAAAAGTGTACCATACAATTTCAACCGGGTACGCTGGGCTTTTAGGGGTTATTGCAAGGATTACCACAGGTCGTCCTTTGCTGCTCACTGAGCATGGAATTTACGTTAAAGAACGTAAAATTGAAATTTCGCAGGCTGAATGGATTTACCATAAAAATGATGACAGATTTAGGGTGGATAGTAAGCTCGGAGCAATTCAGACATTTTGGATTCGCATGTTCGAGCAGCTTGGAAAAATCTGTTATGATTATTCTTCAGAAATATACACGCTGTACGAAGGTAATAAGCAGTTGGAAATACTTGAAGGAGCCGATCCTGCAAAAATCAAGATAATTCCGAATGGGATCAGTCTTAAAAATTTTCTGGGGTTAAAACCTGAAGACCATGATTACAAAGGGCAGACTGAATTCGCCGTTGGTTTTGTCGGCAGAGTTGTGCCTATTAAAGATGTTAAGACATTCCTGCGTGCCTGTAAGATTGTTGCTCTTAAAATTGATAAGCTCAAAGTTTATATAATGGGGCCGACCGAGGAAGATGAAGAATATTATGAAGAATGTCTGAATCTCGTAAAGCTGCTTCACCTTGAAAATATAGTAGAATTTACAGGCAAGGTTAAGGTTGCAGATTATCTTCCTATTTTGGACGTAATTGTGCTGACAAGCATCAGCGAAGCGCAGCCTCTTGTCATAATGGAGGCCAACTGCGCCGGAGTACCTGCGGTTGCTTCAGACGTCGGTTCGTGCCGTGAATTACTGGAAGGGCGGACAATCAGTGATAAAGCTCTCGGACCTTCAGGCATTGTAACAAAAGTTGCAGATCCGGTCGGGACAGGGGAGGCTATTTTGACCATACTGCAAAAGCCTGTTCTCAGAAAAAAGATGTCACTTGCCGGTATTGAACGGGTGAAAACTTTTTATAAAGAATCTGATTTGAACAAAACATATTTGAAAATTTATCATAAGCACATGAAGATGGAAGACTTGGAGTAA
- a CDS encoding ABC transporter substrate binding protein translates to MRKVFFVVLFIFLAAISVLTEQAHASAKRVLLISSYNPAFPTFFQQTNGLESVFKPAGISLDIEFMDSKRFYSPENILAFHNLLKLKLLRLSPYDIIVTSDDNAFKFVLEYQNELFPNIPVVFLGVNNQELARSMNFNDLVTGVIEAVSMHETLGLAFDLFPKANNIYAIVDGSPSGQGDLETFKGHSAHFSGKKLKVLSLGNTSWDEFGRNLEKISDNDAILLLSAYRDKSGTGKLFADSLELIVSHSKAPIFHLWEHGLGQGIIGGRVISQFEQGVAAAKICLDIFNGKQVKDIPVVEGSEVNKFIFDNNILKRFHINKDSLPPGSLVINQPKSLFTQHRKTLLIALCFVILLLSFIGALIVYIFRLRRAEDNARKSEERFALAMDASRDGLWDWNISTDDVYYSPGYKAMLGYKFNEVPSHVDAWVDLIHPADQDAAIEANTDCIENKTDSFEVEFRMQTKSGKWVWILGRGKAVERDETGRAVRVVGTHTDITEHKNIEKELRRLRNYLTNIIDSMPSILIGVDHEGVVTQWNREAQRVTGFSAADAEGKLLSDVFPRLTPQLKWIEESLSSHQIHTDSRVHTQEDGSDKFEDIAIYPLSSNGVEGVVIRVDDVTQRVRLEEMIVQNEKMISIGSLAAGMAHEINNPLGAIVQGTQNLSRRLSLDLPANLKIAEEYNINLEKVYEYLNDRSIFKIIEGINGSGLRAAAIVTNMLSFCRKSDNAVKKNNLAMLLENSLEMAKNEYDLDRKYDFKKIEVEREYAQDLPDICCDGNEIQQVFLNLIKNGAYAVSDKSYVNSSPKLFLRLRLERDTVVAEIEDNGLGMDETARKRAFEPFFTTKPTGSGTGLGLSISYFIIVEQHKGHMEVFSSPGNWTRFIVKLPIKSEC, encoded by the coding sequence ATGCGAAAAGTTTTTTTTGTAGTCTTATTTATATTCCTTGCCGCTATTTCTGTTCTTACTGAACAGGCTCACGCTTCTGCTAAACGTGTTCTTCTGATCAGTTCCTACAATCCGGCATTTCCGACTTTTTTTCAGCAAACAAATGGATTGGAATCAGTTTTTAAGCCTGCTGGAATTTCACTGGATATTGAGTTCATGGACAGCAAACGTTTTTATAGTCCTGAAAATATTTTAGCATTCCATAACCTTTTAAAACTGAAACTGCTTAGACTTTCCCCATATGATATAATTGTAACATCAGATGACAATGCCTTTAAGTTCGTATTGGAATACCAGAATGAATTATTCCCGAATATTCCGGTTGTTTTTTTGGGAGTTAATAATCAGGAACTAGCCAGATCTATGAATTTTAATGATCTGGTTACCGGGGTTATTGAAGCTGTTTCAATGCATGAAACTTTGGGCCTTGCTTTTGATCTGTTTCCAAAGGCAAATAATATTTATGCTATCGTTGATGGCTCTCCCAGTGGGCAGGGAGATCTTGAAACATTCAAAGGACATAGTGCTCATTTTTCGGGCAAGAAATTAAAGGTTTTATCGCTTGGTAATACCTCATGGGATGAGTTTGGCAGAAATCTTGAGAAAATATCAGACAACGATGCAATATTGTTGCTTTCAGCTTACAGAGATAAGTCAGGAACAGGAAAGTTGTTTGCCGATTCACTTGAGCTGATTGTTTCACATAGCAAGGCGCCTATTTTCCATCTATGGGAGCATGGTTTAGGACAGGGGATTATAGGCGGTAGAGTTATTTCTCAATTCGAACAAGGGGTCGCTGCTGCAAAAATATGTTTAGACATTTTTAACGGGAAGCAGGTTAAAGATATTCCAGTTGTTGAAGGTTCTGAAGTTAATAAGTTTATATTTGATAATAATATTTTGAAGAGATTTCATATTAACAAAGACTCTTTGCCTCCAGGAAGTCTGGTAATAAATCAACCTAAATCGCTTTTTACTCAGCATCGGAAAACACTTTTAATCGCGCTGTGTTTCGTAATTCTTCTTTTGTCTTTCATAGGAGCTCTTATTGTTTATATTTTCCGCCTGCGGAGAGCTGAAGACAATGCCAGAAAAAGTGAAGAGCGGTTTGCTCTCGCAATGGACGCAAGCAGAGACGGTCTTTGGGACTGGAATATAAGTACGGATGATGTATACTATAGCCCCGGCTATAAGGCTATGCTCGGTTACAAGTTTAACGAGGTTCCTTCGCACGTAGACGCGTGGGTTGATTTAATCCATCCAGCCGATCAGGACGCGGCAATAGAGGCTAATACGGACTGCATTGAAAACAAAACAGATTCTTTTGAAGTTGAGTTCCGGATGCAGACCAAGAGTGGTAAGTGGGTTTGGATTCTAGGTCGTGGCAAAGCCGTAGAACGTGATGAAACAGGCAGAGCTGTTCGTGTTGTAGGAACTCACACGGATATTACCGAGCATAAAAACATAGAAAAAGAACTGCGCAGACTTCGCAATTATCTTACAAATATAATCGATTCTATGCCTTCAATCCTTATCGGAGTTGACCATGAGGGGGTGGTCACTCAATGGAATCGTGAAGCCCAGCGCGTGACTGGATTTTCGGCTGCTGATGCCGAAGGAAAACTTTTGTCGGATGTTTTTCCAAGACTGACTCCGCAGTTGAAGTGGATTGAAGAGTCTTTATCAAGTCATCAGATTCATACTGATTCCAGAGTTCATACGCAGGAAGATGGGTCGGACAAGTTTGAGGATATAGCCATATACCCTTTAAGCTCTAACGGAGTAGAAGGGGTTGTAATAAGGGTTGATGATGTTACTCAGCGGGTCCGCCTTGAAGAAATGATCGTTCAAAACGAAAAGATGATCTCTATTGGTAGTTTGGCCGCAGGAATGGCGCATGAAATTAATAATCCTTTAGGTGCTATTGTCCAAGGAACTCAGAATCTTTCCCGTCGGTTATCGCTTGATCTTCCTGCTAATTTAAAGATTGCCGAAGAATACAATATCAACCTTGAGAAAGTCTATGAATATCTTAATGATCGCAGTATATTTAAGATAATTGAAGGGATAAACGGTTCAGGTCTCAGAGCGGCTGCGATAGTAACTAATATGCTAAGTTTTTGCCGTAAAAGTGATAACGCCGTGAAAAAAAATAATTTGGCGATGCTGTTAGAAAATTCTCTTGAAATGGCTAAAAATGAATATGATTTAGATAGAAAATATGATTTTAAGAAAATAGAAGTTGAGCGGGAATATGCGCAGGACCTTCCTGATATTTGTTGTGACGGCAATGAAATTCAGCAGGTTTTTTTGAATTTAATAAAAAATGGAGCTTATGCTGTATCAGATAAATCTTATGTTAACAGTTCTCCTAAGTTGTTTCTCCGGCTTCGTTTAGAGAGGGATACGGTCGTTGCTGAAATTGAAGATAATGGATTAGGCATGGATGAAACAGCTCGAAAGCGCGCTTTCGAGCCATTTTTTACAACTAAACCGACTGGATCTGGAACAGGACTTGGGTTGTCGATTTCATATTTTATAATAGTGGAGCAACACAAAGGTCATATGGAAGTCTTTTCTTCACCCGGAAACTGGACCCGCTTTATTGTGAAGCTTCCCATAAAGTCAGAATGTTAG
- the pelG gene encoding exopolysaccharide Pel transporter PelG yields the protein MAGIGFELRRMLGKDSYLSEMSAYLYAAMVSSGPWLMSVLCLSILGLYSYSGFSRIDQEIFRTTIIYVYAFTLIYVGFIQLVVTRYLADKFYLGEERITLTAFFSSSILVLALGAIIGVGGIWTFELTLTYKIIAVILFLLVAMIWLAMIFLSAVKDFRSIVQAFAIGTSVSVGAAFLLYPVMGLNGYLLGYTIGQAVIYFWLLARLLAEFSPGRVWDWGMLAYFIKYWQLALIGVLFNLAIWIDKILFWFAPDSRMVVPYLRTHDLYEGPIFFAYLTIVPTLAIFLVKIETKFYEHYHDYFAKIMSKKDLFSILEEKKGMVSMLRESLREILIVQGTLTLLCLFMASDFIEIVGLSPIQKPLLQIALIGAFMQAMLSIAVIILFYFDLRKEVLLITLVFLLSNAGLTLLSMKLGFTFYGYGYCYSCFMSLMCAYYFVSKSVTNLEYITFAGQPII from the coding sequence ATGGCAGGTATAGGATTTGAATTAAGGCGGATGCTCGGCAAGGACAGTTATTTGTCCGAGATGTCAGCGTACTTGTATGCTGCTATGGTTTCATCCGGCCCATGGCTCATGAGCGTCCTTTGTTTATCTATTCTCGGGCTGTATTCATATTCAGGTTTTTCGCGTATTGATCAGGAAATTTTCAGAACAACGATTATTTATGTTTATGCTTTTACGCTGATTTACGTGGGGTTCATTCAGCTTGTGGTAACTCGTTATCTTGCTGATAAATTTTATCTGGGTGAAGAGCGGATTACACTTACAGCTTTTTTTTCAAGTTCAATCCTTGTGCTTGCCTTAGGAGCAATTATCGGTGTCGGTGGGATTTGGACCTTTGAACTTACGCTTACATATAAAATTATAGCAGTTATTCTGTTTCTTCTTGTTGCAATGATCTGGCTGGCTATGATTTTCCTTTCCGCTGTAAAAGATTTCCGCAGTATCGTGCAGGCTTTTGCCATAGGCACTTCGGTCAGTGTTGGTGCAGCGTTTCTGCTTTACCCTGTTATGGGGCTTAATGGATATCTGCTTGGGTATACCATAGGGCAGGCTGTGATTTATTTCTGGCTGCTGGCGAGGCTGCTGGCAGAATTTTCACCAGGACGGGTATGGGACTGGGGGATGCTCGCTTATTTTATAAAGTACTGGCAGCTTGCTTTAATCGGTGTGCTTTTCAATCTGGCAATATGGATAGATAAAATTTTGTTCTGGTTTGCGCCTGATTCGCGAATGGTGGTTCCTTACCTGCGAACGCATGATTTGTACGAAGGTCCGATCTTTTTTGCATATTTAACAATTGTTCCTACGCTTGCAATCTTTTTAGTCAAAATTGAAACGAAGTTTTATGAACATTATCATGATTATTTTGCTAAAATAATGTCTAAAAAAGACCTTTTCAGTATCTTGGAAGAGAAGAAAGGAATGGTCAGCATGCTAAGGGAAAGCTTGCGTGAAATTCTAATTGTGCAGGGAACATTGACGCTGTTATGTCTTTTTATGGCTTCAGACTTTATTGAGATTGTAGGGCTTTCTCCTATTCAGAAACCGCTTTTGCAGATCGCGTTGATCGGTGCATTCATGCAGGCTATGCTCTCTATTGCTGTAATTATTTTATTTTATTTTGACTTACGTAAAGAGGTTTTACTGATAACCTTGGTTTTTCTATTGAGTAACGCAGGGCTTACGTTACTCAGTATGAAATTAGGTTTTACTTTTTATGGCTATGGGTACTGCTATTCCTGTTTTATGTCTTTAATGTGCGCATATTACTTTGTTTCAAAGAGTGTGACAAACCTAGAGTACATCACATTTGCCGGGCAACCTATAATTTAG
- a CDS encoding desulfoferrodoxin family protein: MTSRRAFMTMSVAAAAAVTGTLLTGRTVSADDELEFPYNVAFTQKHQGHWEGKAGTHVPKVEITDTEIIVTTPHPMSEKHYIVRHTIVDSKGTPIGEHTFAPTDKTAVSKYPLPANSSGKKFYVTSFCNLHDLWIGKFKI, encoded by the coding sequence ATGACTTCACGAAGAGCATTCATGACAATGTCTGTAGCCGCAGCGGCGGCAGTGACCGGCACGCTACTTACCGGACGAACAGTTTCTGCCGATGATGAACTTGAGTTTCCTTACAATGTTGCTTTCACCCAGAAACATCAAGGACATTGGGAAGGAAAAGCCGGAACCCATGTTCCTAAGGTAGAGATCACCGATACAGAAATTATTGTAACGACACCTCACCCGATGTCTGAAAAACATTATATAGTCCGCCACACTATTGTAGACTCTAAAGGTACCCCAATCGGCGAACATACCTTTGCGCCCACGGACAAAACGGCTGTATCAAAGTACCCGCTTCCCGCAAACAGTTCCGGCAAAAAGTTTTATGTAACAAGTTTCTGTAATCTTCATGATTTGTGGATTGGAAAATTTAAAATTTAA
- a CDS encoding NAD-dependent epimerase/dehydratase family protein: MTKKICLVTGCAGFIGSHLTQRLIDLGHFVVGVDNLFSGYVHNMEGFLDHPDFKFHEISITEEDLLESLKEAYPDLDVIFQLAAIVSVPYSVEHPKLTMDVNFEAARKMFEASITLGISHFVFAGSAAEYGNEERLPVREKYATDEVKHFSPYGASKYKFSSFLEKSGSGCSLRFFNIFGPRQDPTSQYSGVISRFIDFGLDGKNMVIFGDGTQSRDFLYVSDVVDSYLIAAGLDPLGRGPLTGIYNVGTGNGISILELANTVSALTAAPLEFVFKPERVGDIKHSRADVSKISAAGFSPAVSFDDGLKKTIEWSRSCK; this comes from the coding sequence ATGACAAAAAAAATATGTCTGGTTACAGGATGTGCTGGATTTATAGGCAGTCATCTCACACAGCGACTCATTGATCTCGGTCATTTTGTTGTGGGAGTTGATAATTTGTTTTCCGGGTATGTACACAATATGGAAGGTTTTTTGGATCATCCGGATTTTAAATTCCATGAAATTTCAATAACAGAAGAGGATTTGCTTGAAAGTTTAAAAGAAGCATATCCTGATCTTGATGTAATATTTCAATTAGCAGCTATTGTGAGTGTTCCTTATTCTGTTGAACATCCTAAACTTACAATGGACGTTAATTTTGAAGCTGCAAGAAAAATGTTTGAAGCATCGATAACGCTTGGAATTTCACACTTTGTTTTTGCCGGATCTGCCGCAGAATACGGAAATGAAGAAAGGCTTCCAGTCCGCGAAAAATATGCAACGGATGAGGTAAAACATTTCAGCCCGTATGGCGCCTCGAAGTATAAATTTTCATCGTTTTTAGAAAAATCTGGGTCAGGGTGTTCTCTGCGGTTTTTTAATATTTTCGGACCGCGTCAGGACCCCACAAGTCAGTATAGCGGTGTGATCTCCAGGTTTATTGATTTCGGACTGGATGGTAAAAATATGGTTATATTCGGAGACGGCACTCAGTCCCGTGATTTTTTATATGTCTCGGACGTTGTTGATTCCTATTTAATAGCCGCGGGACTTGATCCTCTTGGGCGCGGGCCGCTTACCGGAATCTATAATGTCGGAACCGGAAACGGAATTTCAATTTTGGAATTGGCGAACACTGTTTCCGCGTTAACAGCTGCCCCTTTAGAATTTGTTTTTAAGCCTGAACGGGTTGGTGACATAAAACATTCCCGCGCAGATGTAAGTAAAATTTCAGCTGCGGGATTCAGTCCTGCGGTGTCTTTTGACGATGGGTTAAAAAAAACGATTGAATGGTCAAGGTCCTGTAAGTAA
- a CDS encoding HDOD domain-containing protein, with the protein MVESNDDLEIKILRNAEVQEASAEYVDKLFCKSNSDFEVVAILRKLALDRIYHEMIENPDEFKEKPQLSSGERWDGKKPAGPRDFLKKRIALPSLPQVLIQIQNVINDPDSSASDLAEVISMDPKLVAAILRLANSAMFNFRTEVDTPTRAVALLGFKQAGSLALGTVSLSLFKRSKNAVLEVEKFWKHSIACGIIAQEIARAVKLGDPERFFVSGLLHDIGLYVLFESEKSLAVELVRLANESAESLYDAERELLGFDHAILGGVIIKDWSFPRSLVIAAAGHHSPEKAKEDPDAGVVHVADYAARSLGYDLGISPVLGNLDEAAWDNIGITVNQFAGLIPQFKLLIDEIFEILSSE; encoded by the coding sequence ATGGTTGAGAGTAATGACGATTTGGAAATAAAAATTCTGCGTAACGCTGAAGTTCAGGAAGCTTCTGCCGAGTACGTCGATAAACTTTTCTGCAAATCAAATAGCGATTTTGAAGTTGTCGCAATTCTTAGGAAGTTGGCGTTAGATAGGATTTATCATGAAATGATTGAGAATCCTGACGAGTTCAAGGAGAAACCTCAACTGTCATCCGGTGAACGATGGGATGGTAAAAAACCTGCCGGACCTAGAGATTTTTTAAAAAAAAGAATTGCTCTTCCGTCGCTGCCTCAGGTTTTGATTCAAATTCAAAATGTCATTAATGATCCGGATAGCTCCGCAAGTGATCTTGCTGAAGTTATAAGTATGGACCCAAAGCTAGTCGCTGCAATTTTACGTCTAGCCAACAGTGCCATGTTCAATTTTAGAACGGAGGTAGATACTCCCACAAGAGCTGTAGCCCTTTTAGGCTTTAAACAGGCCGGTTCTTTAGCTCTTGGAACGGTTTCTCTAAGTTTATTCAAACGTTCAAAAAATGCAGTTCTTGAGGTTGAAAAATTTTGGAAACATTCTATAGCCTGCGGGATTATTGCTCAAGAAATTGCCCGCGCCGTAAAACTTGGTGATCCTGAGCGTTTTTTTGTATCCGGCCTTCTTCATGACATAGGGCTTTATGTACTCTTTGAGAGTGAAAAAAGTCTTGCTGTTGAATTGGTGCGCCTAGCCAATGAGAGCGCAGAGAGTCTTTATGATGCTGAAAGGGAACTTTTAGGTTTTGATCACGCCATCCTCGGCGGGGTAATAATTAAAGATTGGAGTTTTCCAAGATCTCTCGTTATTGCCGCGGCCGGGCATCACAGCCCTGAAAAGGCTAAAGAGGATCCTGATGCCGGAGTCGTGCATGTTGCTGATTATGCGGCCAGATCATTGGGATATGACCTCGGTATTTCTCCCGTTCTCGGAAATCTTGATGAAGCCGCATGGGATAATATCGGAATTACAGTTAATCAGTTTGCCGGATTGATTCCTCAATTTAAATTGTTGATTGATGAAATCTTCGAAATATTAAGCTCAGAATAA